A single genomic interval of Lathyrus oleraceus cultivar Zhongwan6 chromosome 7, CAAS_Psat_ZW6_1.0, whole genome shotgun sequence harbors:
- the LOC127105101 gene encoding GTP-binding nuclear protein Ran-B1-like, giving the protein MELPNQQTVDYPSFKLVIVGDDGTGKTTFVKRHLTREFEKKYEPTIGVEVHPLDFFRNCGKIRFYCWDTAGQEKFGGLRDGYYIHG; this is encoded by the coding sequence ATGGAGTTGCCTAATCAGCAAACAGTTGATTATCCTAGTTTCAAGCTTGTGATCGTCGGTGACGATGGCACAGGAAAAACAACTTTCGTAAAGAGGCATCTTACTAGAGAATTTGAGAAGAAATATGAACCAACCATTGGTGTTGAAGTGCATCCATTGGATTTCTTCAGAAACTGTGGTAAGATTCGTTTCTACTGCTGGGATACTGCTGGTCAAGAGAAGTTTGGTGGTCTCAGAGATGGATACTATATTCATGGATAG